Genomic DNA from candidate division WOR-3 bacterium:
ACGGTACAGAATGCCCTGCTTTCCGGCTCCATCATCGGAGAAAATGCAGTTGTCAAAGGCGGTTATAAAAAACTGAATGTAAGCAGTTCCTCGGTAATAGAATTCCCATGATCTCTTCCATCCTCATCGGACTTATATTTCTAAAAGTAGCGGGTTCAGACCTCAATCCGCCTGAACTCCAGAAGCTCGTTCAAACAGGACTCAATTTCGCTTATATTGATGAGTATGACAGCGCCCGGGTCTATTTCGACAAAGTGATTGAAAATTTTCCGGATAACCCTGCAGGATATTTCTTTAAAGCCGCGCTCCTTCAGCTCAAAATGATGGACGACTGCCGCTACACAGAAGAAAAAGAGTATCTTACGCTTATTGAAAAAAGCATTCGGTGTTCTGAAGACATACTGAAACAGGAGGACAATCTGTGGGCGCAATTTTATCTGGGCAGCAGCTATACATACAGAGCGGTTTATGAAGGAATGAAGAAGAACTATTTTGGAACATTCAAATACGGGGTAAAGGGCGGCTCTATATTACAAAAGATAATTTCGAAAGACTCCACATTTTATGACGCCTATCTCGGCGCGGGTACTTATGAATACTTCTGGGCACGTGCATCCCGTTACCTGCCGGTACTCAAACTCGTCGGCGGTAATGCAGAACAAGCCATTCGTAAAATCCACCTGGCGGCCGAACACAGTTTTTACTCAGGACCGACCGCGAAAAATTCGCTTGTCTTTATCTATGGCGAAGAAAAAAAATTCGAAAAAGCGGATTCAATCATAGATGAATTACTTACGCTCTTTCCTGAGGGAAGAACGTTTTTGTGGAATAAAGCCGAACTGGAATACAAGAAAAAGGAATATCTGAAGGCGATCGCCTTGTATGACCATCTCTTTTCCGTATACAACGGCCGCAATCCGAAAAATTATGCAAATTTGGCACAATGCAAATTTTATATCGGAAAGTGTTATTATGAACTGAAGGATAAGGAACATGCCAGAGAAGCACTGAAAGAAGTCATCTCTTACAAAAAACACTCTGATGAATATCCCCAGATAAAACAGTATTGTCGACAGGCATATGGATTACTCAGCCGCATCTTTTAGTCTTTTTAAAATCACCTGAATAAAAAAAGATATGGTCGGAATTATGGAGGTAAGCCGTTAAGCTGTTGATTATAAGCTATTACTGGCCGCCGCTCGGCGGACCGGGCTCTTTAAGACCTGTGAAGTTCAGCAAATATCTGCCGGAATTCGGCATCACCCCGACTGTCCTTACCAGGAAGAACATTGCTTACCACAGTATCGACGAAGAGCTTATCAAAGACGCCGGAGATATAAAAACGATCAGAACCGAATCCCTGGACCCCGCCCGTCTTCTCTATCTTTTCGGAATAAGAATATATCGACCGCGCATCTGGCAGAAACCGATAAAACGTTCTCTGAATTTTCCCGACCATAAAATAGCCTGGTTGCCTTTTGCTTATAACGTCGGGATAAAACTCGATTTCGACCGTATCTTCGTGACCGCCCCTCCGTTCAGTTCATTCATCATCGCCTATTTGATTGCGAAAAAAACCGGTAAACCGCTCATCCTCGATTTTCGTGACGCCTGGATTGAATTTCCTTTTCTGCCCTATACGCGGTTACAGAAGAAATTCGTTGCTTACTGGGAAAAAAAGTTGACCGACTTCGCTCCATTGATCATTGCGGTTGACGAAAACATCAAAACGTCGTTAATAAAAAGATACCCTCAAATCGAGAAAAAAATATCCGTCATTCCAAACGGTTATGACCCCGATGATTTCATGGTGAGCGAAAAACCTGATGTCTTCACAATCGCCTATCTCGGCACTGTCCGGGAAGAAAGAGACCCGACCAACTTCCTCAACGCCGTAGAGAAATTGATTGAAGAGAAGAATCTATCACCTGATGAAGTGGAGGTGAAATTCATCGGTCATATTGAAGAACTTTTTTTAAATAAGATAAAGAAATACACCTTCATCCGTGTGTACGGTCATCTGCCTTATAAAAAAGCGCTGAAGGAATTTTCCTCGTCCCATCTTGCTTTAATGACCACCACGGGCAGCAGTTATTTCTTTCCTTCACGTCAAAATGAATACCTGGCATCGCATCTTCCCGTAATCGTCTGCGGCAAATCCCGGGGGCTTCATCTTCTGGAGCACGCCTTTAAAAGAGGGTATCCGGGATGGTTTTACGACTTCAATGATATCGACGGTATGAAGAAAAAACTCATTGAACTGTATTCGGCATTTAAAAAGGGAACAATACTCCGGGGGAAAACCCCTTACCGACAATATACCCGTCGGGCACTCACCGAAAAACTCGCTGGATTGATAAAAAGAATACCCCTGTAAACAGGGGTATTCTTTCACTCAATTTTGAATGGGCAGGGGAGGACTCGAACCTCCGAAGGCTTCCGCCAGCAGATTTACAGTCTGCCCCCTTTGACCACTTGGGTACCTACCC
This window encodes:
- a CDS encoding tetratricopeptide repeat protein, with amino-acid sequence MISSILIGLIFLKVAGSDLNPPELQKLVQTGLNFAYIDEYDSARVYFDKVIENFPDNPAGYFFKAALLQLKMMDDCRYTEEKEYLTLIEKSIRCSEDILKQEDNLWAQFYLGSSYTYRAVYEGMKKNYFGTFKYGVKGGSILQKIISKDSTFYDAYLGAGTYEYFWARASRYLPVLKLVGGNAEQAIRKIHLAAEHSFYSGPTAKNSLVFIYGEEKKFEKADSIIDELLTLFPEGRTFLWNKAELEYKKKEYLKAIALYDHLFSVYNGRNPKNYANLAQCKFYIGKCYYELKDKEHAREALKEVISYKKHSDEYPQIKQYCRQAYGLLSRIF